The sequence GATGGACCCAGGACGACAGCCCGGCCCAGCAGGTGCTGGTGGACGCGGGAGACGTGGTCACCTACGCGCGCGACGCCATGGCGGACCTCGCCGAGAACACCGAGGCGATGAAGCGCAACTGGCTGTTCCGCGGTTTCTTCTCCGACCGCGGCTTCTACAACCTCGACGAGATGACGCGCGACGAATACCGCGAGCTGCTCGTCGACGATCGCTACACGCCGCTCCGGATCTGGCTGTCAGCCGACGTGCTCTTCGAGGCGGCCGGGGACGGCGAGCGCCTCGAACTTGGCGACGGCGCCGAGCGGCGGCTCGAGGAAGCGATGGGCGAGCTGCTCGACTACCCGCGCAACGCGCCGCTGGTGGTGGAGGGGTACGCTACCGCTGGCGGCCCCGGGCAGCAGTTCCGGGAGGCGCAGGAGCGAGCGTCGGCGGTGCAGGCGTGGCTGACGCGCGTCTTCCGGCGGTCGGCGGAGCTGACCGGCACGATGCCGCTGGGGCCGGACGCGCCGGAGAGCCCGGCCGGCAATGGCCGGTGGGACGGCGTCGCACTGACGCTGTTCGCGGCGACGGAGGAGCTCGAGACCGAAGACTAGCGGGTGCGCCGGCCGGTGCGCCGGCCTCCAGGCCGGCACTTGTGGTCCGCCGGTCTCCAGGCCGCCATTCACGGTCCGCCGGCCTCCAGGCCGGCACTAGACACAACGCTCCGCGCTCCTCTCCGAGAAGCGTACAGATAGGATGGCAACAGGATGCTGACGTTCTTGCAGGATTGGCTGATCGGCCAGGGGGTGCCGGCCGGCGCGGCCGGGTTGCTCGCCCTCGCGGCCGACATCGGCGTGGTGCTGATTCTGGCGTACCTGGCCGACGTGGTGACGCGGCGGTTCGTCGTGCAATACGTCCGGGGTCTGGCCAGCCGGTCGATTACCCATTGGGACGACCACATCGCCCGCCACCGCGTGCTGGTCCGGCTGGCCCACGTCGCCCCCGCGGTGGTGATCTACTACCTGGCGGTCCCGATCCTCGGCGACTATCCGGAAGTGCAGGCGGTGGTCCGGCAGCTCGCCCTCATCTACATGATCGCGATCACCGCGCTTGCCATGGACGGCGCCCTGAATGCGGCGGCGGACGTGGTGAAGGGAACGGGGAAGGCCCGCGGCCTGCCGGTCACCGGCGTGGCGCAGGTGGCGAAGCTGGTCCTCTATGGCGTCGCCGCCATCAGCGTGCTCTCTCTCGTCCTCAACCGGTCCCCGCTCCTGATGCTGAGTGGTCTCGGGGCGGCGAGCGCGGTGCTGATGCTGATCTTCCGCGACGCCATCCTGGGGTTCGTCGCCGGCATTCAGCTCACCCTGAACGACATGGTGCATCGGGGCGACTGGATCGAGATGCCGTCGCACGGCGCGGACGGCGACGTGATCGAGGTGGGACTGACGACCGTCAAGGTGCAGAACTTCGACAAGACCATCGTCACCATCCCGACCTACGCGCTCATCAGCGAGTCGTTCAAGAACTGGCGCGGCATGTCGGAGTCGGGTGGGCGCCGCATCAAGCGGGCGATCAACATCGACATGAACTCGGTGCGGTTCTGCACCGAGGAGATGCTGGCCCGGTACATGCGGATCCGCTACATCGAGGAGTACGTCGAGCGGAAGCGGGCCGAGGTGGAGAACTGGAACACCGAGCACGGGATCGACCGCGAGGACTACGCGAACGGCCGTCGTCTCACCAATCTCGGGACGTTCCGCGCCTACATCGTCGCCTACCTCCACCACCACCCGATGGTGCACGACGACATGACGTTTCTCATCCGCCACCTCGATCCGACCGAGCACGGACTGCCGATCGAGATCTTCGTCTTCAGCCGCGATCAGGACTGGATACGGTACGAGGCGATCCAGGCGGACATCCTCGACCACCTGCTGGCGATTGCCCCGCAGTTCGACCTGCGGGTGTTCCAGAGCCCGTCCGGCGCGGCCGTCGAGCGGGCCCTCGGCGCGGTAGCGCGTCCCACGGGCGCGGTTACGAGTCCACCTGACACGGTGACGCGCCCGGCCGGTGCAGGCGTGGCGACGGACGCGGAGGCTGGTTCCGCCGCGGTGCGCTCAGGCGAGTAGCCGCCAGACCTGCGTCACCAGGAAGCAGACCGTCACGCCGATCGCGACCGGCAGCAGGGCGGCGACCGTGGTCCACCGTGCGCTCCGCGTCTCCTTCCAGATCGTGTAGATCGTCGTGGAGCACGGATTGTGGAGCAGGCTGAAAAGCATCAGGTTGACGGCGGTCAACAGCGTCCAGCCCCCCGCGCGCAGTAGCGACCCGGTGGCGTCCGCACTATCGAGCTCGAACATCACGCCCGCTCCCGCTCCCGCGTCGCCCGTGATGCCGGACGCCGTCAGCACCGTCAGCATCAGCACGGTCGGGATGACGATCTCGTTCGCCGGAATCG is a genomic window of Acidobacteriota bacterium containing:
- a CDS encoding mechanosensitive ion channel, which encodes MLTFLQDWLIGQGVPAGAAGLLALAADIGVVLILAYLADVVTRRFVVQYVRGLASRSITHWDDHIARHRVLVRLAHVAPAVVIYYLAVPILGDYPEVQAVVRQLALIYMIAITALAMDGALNAAADVVKGTGKARGLPVTGVAQVAKLVLYGVAAISVLSLVLNRSPLLMLSGLGAASAVLMLIFRDAILGFVAGIQLTLNDMVHRGDWIEMPSHGADGDVIEVGLTTVKVQNFDKTIVTIPTYALISESFKNWRGMSESGGRRIKRAINIDMNSVRFCTEEMLARYMRIRYIEEYVERKRAEVENWNTEHGIDREDYANGRRLTNLGTFRAYIVAYLHHHPMVHDDMTFLIRHLDPTEHGLPIEIFVFSRDQDWIRYEAIQADILDHLLAIAPQFDLRVFQSPSGAAVERALGAVARPTGAVTSPPDTVTRPAGAGVATDAEAGSAAVRSGE